Proteins from a genomic interval of Caulobacter sp. NIBR1757:
- a CDS encoding PspA/IM30 family protein, with translation MADSLGVRVGRIISASAHALIDQVEGALPDAVMQQTLREIDAAIDEVRTELGKAIASRHLASKRLTEQSSRHEDLSEQVEIALGQGREDLAKAAIESQLDIEAQVPVLESTVADTASRERELEGYVAALQAKRREMEDGFQSLLAARKYAAEKVGAAPLGGNGPGVARRIDDATTAFNRVMAREGGSGVGRVDRGLDSRLAELDRLSRQNRVEERLATLRAKVAKD, from the coding sequence ATGGCTGACAGTCTTGGTGTCCGCGTCGGGCGAATCATCAGCGCCAGCGCTCATGCGCTGATCGACCAGGTCGAAGGCGCCCTGCCCGACGCGGTCATGCAGCAGACCCTGCGCGAGATCGACGCCGCCATCGACGAGGTGCGCACGGAACTCGGCAAGGCCATCGCCTCGCGTCATCTGGCCAGCAAGCGCCTGACCGAACAGAGCAGCCGCCATGAGGACCTGTCCGAACAGGTCGAGATCGCGCTGGGCCAGGGCCGCGAGGACCTCGCCAAGGCCGCCATCGAAAGCCAGCTCGACATCGAGGCCCAGGTCCCGGTGCTGGAAAGCACCGTCGCCGACACCGCCAGCCGCGAACGCGAGCTGGAAGGCTATGTCGCCGCCCTGCAGGCCAAGCGCCGCGAGATGGAAGACGGCTTCCAGTCGCTGCTCGCCGCCCGCAAATATGCGGCCGAGAAGGTCGGAGCCGCCCCCCTCGGCGGCAACGGCCCCGGCGTCGCCCGCCGCATCGATGACGCCACCACCGCCTTCAACCGGGTCATGGCCCGCGAGGGCGGCTCCGGCGTCGGCCGGGTCGATCGTGGGCTGGACAGCCGCCTCGCCGAACTGGACAGACTGTCGAGGCAGAACCGGGTCGAGGAGCGGCTGGCGACTCTGCGTGCTAAGGTAGCGAAAGACTGA
- the fghA gene encoding S-formylglutathione hydrolase, with product MLEITATHTVHGGTLRYCRHDSAATGTPMKFSVFTPPGEGPFPVLVWLSGLTCTEDNFTTKAGAYGAAAQHGVIIVAPDTSPRGEGVADDPAYDLGQGAGFYLDATQAPWTPHFNMETYITRDLLAAVDGAFPTDPARRGVFGHSMGGHGALTLALRHPDLFRSVSAFAPIVSPTRCPWGEKAFTAYLGEDRAAWAAHDACLLIEAGAARFDDILVDQGLGDQFLEGQLKPELLEAACAAAGQTLTLRRQPGYDHSYFFMTSFIAEHIAWHAAGL from the coding sequence ATGCTGGAAATCACCGCCACCCACACTGTCCACGGCGGCACGTTGCGCTACTGCCGGCACGACAGCGCCGCCACCGGCACGCCGATGAAGTTCAGCGTCTTCACGCCGCCGGGCGAGGGGCCGTTCCCGGTGCTGGTCTGGCTGTCGGGCCTGACCTGCACGGAAGACAACTTCACCACCAAGGCCGGCGCCTACGGCGCGGCCGCGCAGCATGGCGTCATCATCGTCGCCCCCGACACCAGCCCGCGCGGCGAGGGCGTGGCCGACGACCCGGCCTATGACCTGGGGCAGGGGGCAGGCTTCTACCTCGACGCCACGCAGGCACCCTGGACGCCGCACTTCAACATGGAAACCTACATCACCCGCGACCTGCTGGCGGCGGTGGACGGGGCCTTCCCGACCGACCCGGCCCGGCGCGGCGTCTTCGGCCACAGCATGGGCGGCCACGGCGCCCTGACCCTGGCCCTGCGCCATCCGGACCTGTTCAGATCGGTGTCAGCCTTCGCCCCGATCGTCTCGCCGACCCGCTGTCCCTGGGGCGAGAAGGCGTTTACCGCCTACCTTGGCGAGGACCGCGCGGCCTGGGCGGCGCACGACGCCTGCCTGCTGATCGAGGCCGGCGCCGCGAGGTTCGACGACATTCTCGTCGACCAGGGCCTCGGCGACCAATTCCTGGAAGGCCAGCTCAAACCCGAACTGCTGGAAGCGGCCTGCGCTGCCGCCGGCCAGACGCTGACCCTTCGCCGCCAGCCCGGCTACGACCACAGCTACTTCTTCATGACCAGCTTCATCGCCGAGCACATCGCCTGGCACGCGGCCGGGCTCTAG
- a CDS encoding S41 family peptidase yields MRKLLTAIAATLVVAGSTAAQTPPPNMNFDQGVAGAAPAGWRAATNGYESALDASDPHAGPLSVRLQRKADATAEQAFGTVSRTLDAAPYRGQRVRFRAAARVKPVNGQRAGLWLRIDRPDGQTGFFDNMADRPITSEIWQVYEIVGVVAPDAERIVFGALEGGPGTLWMDSASIEILGPAVNANEPARALTAQGQSNLQAFARLYGYVRWFHPSDESAKADWDALAVAGVQRVETARNGRELAKALREVFLPVAPTLIIEPGAPTPPGLLPNTSPLAWTHKGVQFSKENVYSSVRGAPPSGMAPDAAVSLDLGQGVTARMRLVLPAGAPGAAAPVIKPDKPEGFQYSGDDRATRLADVVIAWNVFQHFYPYFDVVKTDWSAELPKALTAAATDRDAAAFQDTLKRLVAALKDGHGNATRPHRMGLLPVFWTWAEDRLVVTEVVGGTDVRVGDVVLAIDGKPVADRIAEEEALISSATPQWRRWRALREMTLAEQGTTSVLKIQHADGTTADVTLTHQLYEKEAAAQHTEVRPAPIAELKPGLLYVDLERTSVDDMKAAQDRLANARAVIFDMRGYPGQSAYWLMSHLSDKTLNSANWNVPVVTLPDRQGWTWDTRKWTLEPETPRVTAKRVFMTDGRAISYAESIMGIVEAYRLGEIVGSTTAGTNGNINPFVLPGGYRLVWTGMKVTKHDGSTHHGVGIQPTIPVERTVAGIRAGRDEYLEAAIKAAGF; encoded by the coding sequence ATGCGCAAGCTGCTGACGGCCATCGCCGCAACCCTGGTCGTCGCCGGCTCGACGGCCGCCCAGACGCCGCCACCCAACATGAACTTCGATCAGGGCGTCGCCGGCGCCGCGCCGGCCGGGTGGCGGGCGGCGACGAACGGCTATGAGTCTGCGCTTGATGCCTCGGATCCGCACGCCGGGCCGCTGTCGGTCAGGCTGCAGCGCAAGGCGGACGCCACCGCCGAACAGGCCTTCGGAACCGTCAGTCGCACGCTCGACGCCGCGCCCTATCGCGGCCAGCGCGTCCGCTTTCGCGCCGCCGCCCGCGTCAAGCCGGTCAACGGTCAGCGCGCCGGCCTGTGGCTGCGGATCGATCGCCCCGACGGCCAGACGGGCTTCTTCGACAACATGGCCGACCGGCCGATCACCTCCGAGATCTGGCAGGTCTATGAGATCGTCGGCGTTGTCGCCCCGGACGCCGAGCGCATCGTCTTCGGCGCTCTCGAAGGCGGCCCCGGAACTCTGTGGATGGACAGCGCCTCCATCGAGATCCTGGGTCCGGCCGTGAACGCCAACGAACCTGCCCGCGCCCTTACGGCCCAGGGACAGAGCAATCTGCAGGCCTTCGCCCGCCTGTATGGCTATGTCCGCTGGTTCCATCCCAGCGACGAGTCCGCCAAGGCAGACTGGGACGCCCTGGCCGTGGCCGGTGTCCAGCGGGTGGAGACGGCGCGCAACGGCAGGGAACTGGCCAAGGCGCTGCGTGAGGTCTTCCTGCCCGTCGCCCCGACCCTGATCATCGAGCCGGGCGCGCCGACGCCGCCGGGCCTCCTGCCGAACACGAGCCCGCTGGCCTGGACCCACAAGGGTGTCCAGTTCAGCAAGGAGAACGTCTACAGCAGCGTGCGCGGCGCCCCGCCCAGCGGCATGGCGCCGGACGCGGCGGTCAGCCTCGACCTCGGCCAGGGCGTCACCGCCCGTATGCGGCTGGTGCTGCCGGCCGGCGCCCCGGGCGCTGCCGCGCCGGTGATCAAGCCCGACAAGCCCGAGGGCTTCCAGTACAGCGGCGACGACCGGGCCACGCGTCTGGCCGACGTGGTCATTGCCTGGAATGTGTTCCAGCACTTCTATCCCTACTTCGACGTGGTGAAGACCGACTGGTCGGCCGAACTGCCCAAAGCGCTGACGGCGGCCGCGACGGACAGGGACGCGGCCGCCTTTCAGGACACGCTCAAGCGGCTGGTCGCGGCTTTGAAGGACGGGCACGGCAACGCCACCCGTCCACATCGCATGGGCCTGCTGCCGGTCTTCTGGACCTGGGCCGAGGATCGCCTTGTGGTCACCGAGGTCGTTGGCGGGACCGACGTGAGGGTCGGTGACGTGGTGCTGGCCATCGACGGCAAGCCCGTCGCGGACCGCATCGCCGAGGAGGAGGCGCTGATCTCCAGCGCCACGCCGCAATGGCGCCGCTGGCGCGCGCTGCGGGAGATGACCCTGGCCGAACAGGGGACCACGAGCGTTCTCAAGATCCAGCACGCGGACGGCACGACCGCCGACGTCACCCTGACCCATCAGCTCTACGAGAAAGAGGCTGCCGCCCAGCACACCGAGGTGAGGCCGGCGCCCATCGCCGAACTCAAGCCGGGCCTGCTGTACGTCGACCTGGAGCGCACATCGGTGGACGATATGAAGGCCGCCCAGGACCGGCTGGCCAACGCCAGGGCGGTGATCTTCGACATGCGCGGCTATCCGGGCCAGAGCGCCTATTGGCTGATGTCCCACCTCAGCGACAAGACCCTCAACTCCGCCAACTGGAACGTGCCCGTGGTCACGCTACCGGATCGGCAGGGCTGGACCTGGGACACCCGCAAATGGACGCTCGAGCCGGAAACGCCGCGGGTGACGGCAAAGCGGGTGTTCATGACCGACGGCCGGGCGATCAGCTACGCCGAGTCGATCATGGGTATCGTCGAGGCCTACCGGCTGGGCGAGATCGTCGGATCAACGACGGCCGGGACCAACGGCAACATCAATCCGTTCGTCCTGCCGGGCGGCTATCGCCTGGTCTGGACCGGGATGAAGGTGACCAAGCACGACGGCTCGACCCACCATGGCGTCGGCATCCAGCCGACCATCCCGGTCGAGCGGACGGTCGCCGGCATCCGGGCCGGGCGCGACGAATACCTGGAAGCCGCGATCAAGGCGGCCGGCTTCTAG